The genomic DNA CACTCACTGTGACAGTCACTGATATGGATGTCGTAGATGTGTGAGTGAGTTTTCAGAGTGAAGAAGAGGCCGATGAGGtaggcagcagggagcaggagggacacgGTGTACACCAGGGGTCTGTGGGACACAGGTGACACATTTAGTGCCCCCAAGGTATGGCATGGAGACCCCAGTGGGGTTCCCTGCACCGTCTATGGATGGAGGAGATGGGGGTGCAGGATTGGAGCCTTTCAGGGTGGTCAAGGGGGGACCTGGGAGGGACACAGGGCCACAACCCGGCCTGGGAGGTGCCACCACACTATGGGGACAGGcctgtccccaccccagccAACACTCACTGGACATGGCTGTAGTAGAGGGTGCCGTTGTTCTCCATCTGCAGAGAGAGCGCCTGTCAATGGGGACgcaggggacaagggacagccCCAATGCCACCGCCAAGAGCAGGAGCCAGGTGGGCTCGGAGCATCCCCGATCCCAAATGCCAACAGTTGGGGTCCATGTCCCCACTCACCAGGTCAAAGTGACAGTTGTGGCAGAGGTAGTGGCCCAGCGGGTTCTGGGTGACATTGTGGCACTCGCCACACACCAGCTTCCCATACACCTTGGAGAAGAGCGTCGGGGCAAAGACACCTGCGGGGATGGAGGGACAGGGGGTGGGTGCCCAGGCTGGTGGGACcccccagagctggggacacccctgtcCCCAACTCACCTCCCACGGAGAGGAAGAGCAGGGCCGAGCTGACGCCCGCCGAGCGGCTGTTGAACCGTTGCTCCTGGTGCCGGATGCCCCCGATCACCATGCACAGACCCTTGGGGATGGAcaatcatagaagagtttgtgttggaagggaccttcaaaggtcatctagtccaaccctcaAAAAAAGAGAGCAGGGGGCAGGGGCAGAGCGACGAAGAAGAGAGCAGAGGCAGAGTGACGAAGAagagagcagaggcagagcctcGTCCTCCCAAAAATCTCCATCAGCACTTTGCTTGCATCATCCTCCCCGCTCTCCACAGTGACCAGGTGCTCACGTGCCACCACGACTCACCGGGACAAAGAGGACGCAGCCCACCAGCGTCCCCGTCAATGCCGACTTGACGATCTCGGCGTAGCAGCGGTTGCCCTCGCGCGAGCCCTTGATGAGCGCCGTGATGTAGAAGGTGAGCTCCGTGATGGAGCCGAATGTGGCGTTCACCACCGCTCCCACCGCAAAGTTGCTCTGGGCTGAgatgctggaggagaaggagggtgtgagcagggctggcacaTGCCCCCAGCTTGCCACCAAGCGTCCTGCTCGTCACCGCTCACCTGGCGATGGCCATCCCGATGTAGTAGGAGAGGGGCATGATGGAGAGCAAGGCCAACGTGAACTTGACGGGGGAGCTGGTCAGGCGGTTGTGACTGTCCACGTAACCCAGCACCAGTGTCACCAACACCAGCGGCAGCAGGTCTGGGGTGGCCAGTCAAGGAGATGACCGAGGTGGGGTGGGATCTGGGGTCAGCGCCCCCCACCCCACTCCCCTCCAACTCAACGAAAGGATACTGACGGCAAAGACATTGATGCCATCCACGGCATATTTGTAGTAGTAGGGGTTGAGGGCACGGTAGCAGCAGAGGATCACCTCCCCCTCCAGCGGGACCTCCGTCTGCGGAGGGACAAGTGGGTGACACTGCTCCAagcacccccccgccccccaaaacccaccctcAGCCCCCCGCAGAGACACCCACCATCCTCAGACGCCGGACGAGCACCCGCTcggggggcagcagcaggacgcGGGTGACGGTGCGGGCGCTCAGCTTGGCCACGGGGATGAGGACGACGAGGAGCCACGCAGTGACACACACCAGCCCATGAGCCAGCGCCAGCGCCGGGTAGCCCAGGCACAGCCACACCGCGGTGCCGGCATGCCGCTGCCAACGGGTGCTCACCTTTAGGGTTTGCCTGCCCCAAAACACCCACCGTGGGGGAGCGgaggcacccatgggtgccatCCCCACCACGACAGGGGTGCCCatgcctggggaaggggggggtGACACCACGGCTGGCACACGGCTCACCCAGTATCCGGTGTTAACGCAGCACCGCGGGCGCCAGCGCCGTGGCACGGGGCCACcaagcagggctgagctctcccCTGCACCGCTCGCATCCCCTCCGGTCTCCGACGTACCCAGTGCCTGGTGGGATTTGGGGACCTGGGAGACACGGGGGGGCAGGTTAGGCTGTGGCAATGGCACACCCCAGTTCATCCCCCAGTGGGGTCCCGATTCGGGGCacactgtcacctccactctCTGGATCACTTTGCCAAAGGGCCAGAGGAAATAGCCAGCCAGGTCCCAGCAGagccgccctgcggggacacaAGCGTCAGCACTGTTGGGGACACACGTGTCACCTCCATCTACAGGGCCACCCCAcagagaggggacccaggagacCCCAGCACCATTTCAGGCTCAGCCAGGAGACCCAcggctcccccagcccttcGCATGGGGGTCCCAAATTTGTGACTCACCATAAGGAGCCCCCACGACGGTGACAAACATCGTGGCAGCCACCAGGACGTAGAGGACCGAGAGCCACCAGCCGAAGAGCAGGAGGTAGAGAACGTTCCCAAACGTCACTGTGGACCCTGTGGGAGAGGAAGGGTGGGGTCATTGTCACCTGCACCACCCCAAATCCACGCTGCCACCGcacaggggtgtccccaaggtcacCCACCTCCAGGGCCCCGGATGACGTTGAGGTCAGAGTAGAGCTCCTTGACAATCTCCGATCGGTCCTCCCAGGGCCGCGCCGTCACGTGGCTCTTCCATTTCTTGAAACCAAACTGCACAGAAACGTTCTTTTGGGTGAGAAAACTCACTAGAAGCACCCAGGAGGCCCCATGGGTGCCCCCACCCATGCCACGGCCACCCACCTTGTAGTTGTTGGAGAGCTTGTTGGCCTCCACGGCGTTCTCGGCCGTCAGGGTGGTTTTCACCACGCAGCTCTCGCAGACCTCCTCCgagtgctgctggcagcaggacgGAGGGGACACGGCTGCAGGAGAGCCAGGGGTGACACAGCGTCCAGGACCCCCCCGGAACGCTGCGCCCAGCCCATCCCACGGCCAACCTAcctgaggggacatggggacagtaCAGGTGGCAGCCCAGGTCACCCTGCAGGTTGTTGATGGCAGCGCAGTGCCGGTCACAGAGGGAGCCCCGGCGGGGGCCGTCACTGTCACCCTGGGGCTCggtggccttggggacatcTGTGGGGGGGAGACTGGGGTCATGCTGGGGCTGCATCCTGCCCGGGGTCAGCACCACAGGACACCCATGTGCTGCTGTACTGGGGGGACACCCTGGTCCCCAAACCCCACGGGGGACACGCAGAGCCCCCGAGGGGAGCCCCGGTGTGATGCTCAGGAGGGGGAACCCCCTGGTGCCCAGGAtgtggggggacacccccagtgTCCAGTGTGATGCTCAGGAGGGGGGACCCCCTGGTGCCCAGGAtgtggggggacacccccagtgTCCAGTGTGATGCTCAGGAGGGGGGACCCCCTGGTGCCCAGGAtgtggggggacacccccagtgCTCAGTGTGATGCTCAGGAGGGGGGGTGCCCTTGTGCCTGGGGGTGACACCCCAGTACAATACTTAGGAGGGGGGACCCCCAGTACCCAGGACTGGCAGGAGGGGGAACACCCTAGTTCCCAGTGTCCTGCTTGGAATGGGGGGACATCCTGGTGCCCGGGATTGGGGACGGGGGGGGACACCCTAGTGCCCTCTATACTGCTCAGGAAGGGGAAACCCCCACTGCCTAGGATGGTGGAGCCCACCGCACAGTGCCTGGGGTGACGCTCAGGTCGGGGTTGGCACCCCCGGTACCCAGAAGAGGGGGGAAGCACCCCAGTGTCATGCTCGGGACGGGGGACCCTCCGGTGCCCGGGCTGCAGGGACCACCCCAGTGCGATGCTCAGGACGGGGAGACCCCCCCCAGCTCACCGGGCGCGTCCTGCgagcagcagcggcggcggcggccggacTCACCCTCGCCGGTCATGGTGGGGGCAGCGGCGGTTCCGAGGGCGGCGGTGCCGGTGCGGCCCGACCCGCCGGTATTTAACGGGCGGGGACGGGCATgcgcggggccccccccgggagccgccccctccccactgCTCGACGGGAGGGGCCGAGCGGCCTCCGCCGGGGGTGGGATGTGCGGGAGAtgcggggggtgcggggggcgTGGGAACGGGGGGGGTGATATATTGGGGTGCACAGGAACCAGGGGGCGCGATGTATGGGGGTGCACAGAGACGGGGATCCACAGGTATACAGGGGATGTGGGGTGCGTGGGAACGGGTGCACGGGGACCAGGGTGCGCGATGTATGGGGGTGCACAGAGACGGGGATGTGCAGGTATCCGGGGTGCGTGGGGATCGGCGCGCGTGGGAACAGGGGGGCGTGGGAATGGGGTGCGTGGGAACGCGGTGGGGTGTGGTATATCGAGGAGCACAAGGACCAGGGTGCGCGATGTATGGGGGTGCACAGAGACGGGGATGCTCAGGGATCCAGGGCGCGTGGAGATCGGGGTGcgtggggatgtggggagcgtggggatttgggggtgtgTGGGAACAGGGTTGTGCGGGGATGTGGGGTGCGTGGAAACAGGGTTGCACGGGGAACAGGGTGCGCGACGTATGGGGGTGCACAGAGACGGGGATGCACAGGGATCCGGCGTGTGTGGGGATCGGGGTGTGTGGAGATGTGGGGTGCGCCGGGATGTGGGGTGTGCGAGGCTGGGGTGTGTGGGAATGGGGGGGAGTGGTATATTGGGGTGCACAGGAACCAGGGTGCACGATGTATGGCGGTGCACAGGGACGGGGATGCACGGGGATCCGGTGTGTGTGGGGATCGGGGTGTGTGGGGATGTGGGGTGCGTGAGAACAGGCGGGGGTGGTATATCAGGGTGCACAAGGACCAGGGTGCGTGGTGAATGGGGATGCACAGGGATCCAGGGTGCTTGGGGATCTGGGGTGCATGGGAACAGAGGTGCACGATGTATGGGTGTGCACAGAGATGGGATGCACGGGGATCCAGCATGTGTGGGGATCAGGGTGcatggggatgtggggtgcGTGGGAACAGGGGGGCATGGTATATCGGGGTGCACAAGGACCAGGGTGCACGGTGTAtgggggtgcacagggacagggatgcaCAAGGATCCAGGGTGCGTGGTATATTGGGGTGCACAGAAACCAGGGCGCACAGTGCGTCAGGCTGCAGAATTGGGGTACGCAGGAATCTGGGGTGACAGGGCTCTGCGCTGGGAGTGGGGTGCGGGGGGAGCTGGGTGTGCGGGGTGTCGGGGTGCAGAGGGACCTGGGTGCATGAGAATCAGGTGCTCCGGGAGCCGGGTGCACGGTGTATTGGGGTACACGACACGTTGGGGTGCATGGTATATTGAGGTATACAATGTATTGGGGTGCAGAGGGAGCAGGGTGCACAGTGTATTGGGGTACACAATGTATTGGGGTGCAGAGGGAGCAGGGTGCAGTGTATTGGGGTACGATGTATTGGGGTGCACAGGGAACAAGGTATACAGTGTACTGGGGTGCACAGGGACTGGGGTGCATGGTGTATTGGGGTGCACAATGGACTGGGGTACACAGGGAGCAGGGTTTATTGGGGTATACAACATATCAGGGTGCAGAGGGACTGAGGTGCACAGTCTATTGGGGTACATCATGTATTGGGGTGCACAGGGACCAGGGTCCatggtattttatttaattgggGTGCACGGggaccccagtgcccccagggGTGCCCTGTGGGATGGGCTTCTCTCAATAAACACCCATTTTTtggtcaaaaaagaaaatttctgtgCTTGAAGAGCCTTTAGCACTTGAGTGCGATGGAGCTCGCGGGGTAAAAGGACACAGGGAGAGCCCCACTCTGCAAGACTCGCGGTCGAGCTCAACTAAACCTGGTTCTTGAACatccctccctggcacatccaTGAGTTTAGTGACACTGAaccccaggaaaaaaacccaaccaaccaaacgagCATTTTTACAAAACGAACTCATTTAATCCAGGTTGTTTCATCATCAGTCCCCGAGCCTCCCCGGGTGGGACGGAGTCACCAGAAACGGTGAtttcacaccaaaaaaacagagataaaaCCAAGCGCCCCTGGCCCAAAGCATGGCACAAATTCCTCTTTTCCGTCCCGTCGGCAtgcacagtaaaaaaatatattcgCATCACAAAACACTCGGTGTTCTCATGCCCGGTTCCAACCCGGTGTAATTCTCACACCTTCTATGTTTGAGGTTTACAAGGCGGGGGAGGGGTTGTCATCGAGACGTGGCGTGGGGACAAGTGACGTCCCCATCTTCAGCATCTCAGGGTTTAGGGATTTTTacccttctttaaaaaaaaataactctacATGTGCTTCTAAACCCCTTATTTGTCACAATTTACACCAGATTTTCCCCCCTCCACCCCTtatataaaaagattttttggtAAATATTGAACCATCTCTTCTTTGAAATTAAtccaggttattttttttttccccaaaaagggagctggaaaaataaattaaaaagcaaaatcaagggTAGTGCTGTGGTTGGATTAAAGGCACCTGGTGGTTCGGAGCTCGCAAGACTGACAGAGGGGGATGGAATTCttattttgttcaaaaaaataagaataaagaaataaaaatacaaattaaaatcGTATTTACTGAAACCAGCAAATCGAACGcagttttctcttcccctcccaccTGCAGCGCAGACCCCAACACATCCAGCAGGGCGGAAAATTAAATTACACCAAGAACAAGGGatcaaaaaaataacatttttcttgtgaTACATAATAAAATGAACCAAAATGAGTCTCAACTTTTTGACTTGGCTTTTCTCATGCTTCTCTGGGATTTCTTGGCTCCTGAATTTGGTCAAATTGTGGTATTTTCCCATGAGACGACTCGTTTGCGGCTGGGCCCTCAAATGCGCTTGGAGTTTAGTCCTGAGATTAGTTAAGCTCAGTTAAGCGGTGACGGCACAAACGGATTCGCGGAACAGAAACggaaaaaggttttttaaaacCAAGATTTGTTCGGGCGAGGAGCCAGAAGGAGAAAACCCACCCGGTGTTCATACGTTGGAGCGTTTtggcagagaaatattttaaacatcGTCATAAAACCCGCGTGGGAATTACAAACACTTCACGTCGGCCCACAAAGTGGAGCTTAAATTATCCCCTTTTGTAGTAAATTCATGTTTAACGTAACGACGCGGCTCAGTTCATTCCAACATCTGGCTGGAGAGGTTATTCTCCAAAAATCCACAGCACATTGACTCCCGACAGACCGAGATTGACGCGTCTGCGAAAACAAAGCGATTTTAAGGCCGTTAACGCCGTCCCGCTGTTGCGGTTTCAGTTTGAAAAGCTCTGTTCGCATCTCAGAATTTCGGGTACTTACCCGAGCATCCCGGATTCTTTGGTCTTTATGATGTACAGGAACATGAGCAAGGTGTGGAACATGTTGTTTCTGCCCTGAAtccacaggaaaacagaaaaaattcaaaatcaaaCAGCAATATTTCAGGCAGAATACGCAACCGTAGAGAAAGACATCGTGAAACGGTATTTACGGGGtgggttgttggggtttttttgctttaatactttactttttttcccaaaaaataccagaaaaagaCCAAATGTTGGTTTTCACTGAATTACTATCTCCAAATAGTTTAAACGCTGAAGCTTTTCGGAACAGCAACCACCAAGGATCAatctaaaatttaaatttcCCGGAGAATTTCCCCGTTTTGAGAGCGGAAACTTCCCCCCAAAATTCCTGCGGACAGGCTCTGACCTTAAGGGGTGACGCCGCACATCAGGgcgttttattttaaatatttagtttaaaataagttgttggaatattatttaaataaacagtCGGAAAATAAAGAAGAGGACCCTCCTGGCTACAtacttacatattttaaatagatactAAAGCTGTTATTTAGTAGCAGATCAAGTACCACGGTCATGGTCAAAGACCAAACTAATGTTTATTTCCAGTTTGTGTGTAAATACTCAAGAAATGTGGTTAATTCCTAAAAAAAGGTAACGAAGAGAAGAACGGCGGCACCGTCGTACCTTGGGCAGGTTGTAGACGTGGCGCTGGTAGATCAGCTCGTAGTGGGGTGGGTTGATGCTGCTCTGGTAGATGCAAAAGACGTTTTCGTTTGAAGTGTCTGCGggttaaaattttttaaaaaatgaggatTTCCAAGGCACTGACGAGATCCGAGAGGCGAAGAGCAGCGAAATTTTTGAGCGTCAGTACCTGGTTTATCCGGCGTCTGCAGGAAGTGTTGGGACGTGAAGGTTTTGCCGTCGGGATATTTGGGGTGAGGCGGCAGCCTGGAGTCGAGGTAAGTGCAGAAAACGTGCATAATGATCTGGGGAAAGAAAACGAAATCTTATTTTTGCGTCCTTCAAAATCCAGAAGCTTTTTTGCTATAATCTCAGACAGCATTTGATAGTCTGTGGTCGCAACGTTGACTTAACCCCTCTAAATTTAGGACCCCGAGGCAGTTTAACGCTTAACGCAGAGATTTTGACAGTCCAGACACACCAGCGACGTGAAGGcgaattttattttttgagctCAGCTCCCGCACAAGCAACTTTCTCCCGGCATCTCGCAGAATTTGGCAAAATCATGGATTTTATTCGTGTATTTAGGCCAGAAACGGCCAAGTTTTAGCGCTGGGTTCTGGACCAGCGGTGAGGATTTGGCTGAGAAGGGCAGCTGAAATCAAGCAGCAGTTTTGCAGACATTAAATTTATCGAGCAAATTTCTACTTTCTCctcaaaaaaagggaaaataaaaaccaccagAAAAACCTGAGCTGGCCAAGAGTCTTCttaattaaattttgaaataaagccCTAGAACAAGCatccaaaaaaccacaccacaaccTATGTGTGCTTTAACCTTTCCTGGAGATTTCTCACCATTTTCACCCCCGAATTAGCTGTAATCTGACACTTTCTGTGTTCTTTATATACAGCATGATCTGGTTTGGAGGCAAAACCAAAAGTTTATCTGGGCTAAATGCCAAAAGCCTCAAGTTTGGGAGATGCACCTTGGAAATCCCAGCCAGCGTGACTAAAAAAAAACGTGGaattgtatatatatatttttaatagtaattGTCTTGAGCACGTTAATGTCAAAACTTCATGGTGTTTATATTAATCTCTTATATTGGAAATTTATTCTTAGAATTCttaaaagctggttttgatAAGAAAACTGGATTCCAGGCTGTCTCATGATCTTTAAACACTTTGGAGCTGTTCACCCTGCTGCCTATCGACACACTAAGAGCTGCTCCGCGGCCACGAAATACCAACTATTTAATCATcttcacaaacagaaaaaaaaatcaaatttcaagGCTGATTTTGTACAATTTCAGCTTCCAGcaatttaatctcattttatcTTTGTCAGCAAAGTTGTGAAGTTCTGACATTCAGATTTTTATTCTCTCAAGTAACTGAAAAATCTATTTAcagcgggggaaaaaaaaaaattcaacctACTTTCAGATACATAATTAGCTGAAGACTCACATTGTAAAGCCTGTTTTCTACTCCCTGAATTGTTCTATGGTCTTccttttaatgattttaattaCTTCAGATGAATTTTCAAG from Caloenas nicobarica isolate bCalNic1 chromosome 1, bCalNic1.hap1, whole genome shotgun sequence includes the following:
- the LOC136002767 gene encoding uncharacterized protein LOC136002767, whose protein sequence is MTGEGESGRRRRCCSQDAPDVPKATEPQGDSDGPRRGSLCDRHCAAINNLQGDLGCHLYCPHVPSAVSPPSCCQQHSEEVCESCVVKTTLTAENAVEANKLSNNYKFGFKKWKSHVTARPWEDRSEIVKELYSDLNVIRGPGGSTVTFGNVLYLLLFGWWLSVLYVLVAATMFVTVVGAPYGRLCWDLAGYFLWPFGKVIQRVEVPKSHQALGTSETGGDASGAGESSALLGGPVPRRWRPRCCVNTGYWRHAGTAVWLCLGYPALALAHGLVCVTAWLLVVLIPVAKLSARTVTRVLLLPPERVLVRRLRMTEVPLEGEVILCCYRALNPYYYKYAVDGINVFAVNLLPLVLVTLVLGYVDSHNRLTSSPVKFTLALLSIMPLSYYIGMAIASISAQSNFAVGAVVNATFGSITELTFYITALIKGSREGNRCYAEIVKSALTGTLVGCVLFVPGLCMVIGGIRHQEQRFNSRSAGVSSALLFLSVGGVFAPTLFSKVYGKLVCGECHNVTQNPLGHYLCHNCHFDLALSLQMENNGTLYYSHVQPLVYTVSLLLPAAYLIGLFFTLKTHSHIYDIHISDCHMPGHHHSAVVHWSRWRALVILLLSTLCMSACADLATEHISPILTNSTISQYFIGVTVLAMVPELPEIVNGIQFALQNNLSLSIEIGNCIAVQVCMLQIPILVLFTIFYPTNFTLVFSDLHVYASMFSVVLMNYIFMDGKCDYFQGTVLVMVYFILLAVYFFAPSPSGC